In Malus sylvestris chromosome 15, drMalSylv7.2, whole genome shotgun sequence, a single genomic region encodes these proteins:
- the LOC126601510 gene encoding beta-glucosidase 12-like, whose product MLQEDVGILKDMGWDFYRFSISWSRLLPNGKLSGGVNKEGVKYYQNLLNELQANGIKPFVTLFHWVFPQALEDEYLGFLSPTSVSHFVDFAELCFKEFGDKVKHWITLNEPQTYSVQGYSVGAFAPGRCSNHTKCKEGGNSATEPYLAAHHQLIAHAAAVKVYREKYQASQKGVIGITVNAGWSVPFSNSTEDKVAAIRALDFSYGWYMNPVTKGSYPKIMQTLIGSRLPKFTKEQSNMLKGSCDFIGLNYYSSSYAKDVPVKAAQPSQSTDAQVESLNNRNGVPIGPMAASDWLYIYPRGLLDL is encoded by the exons ATGTTACAGGAAGATGTTGGGATTCTCAAGGATATGGGTTGGGATTTTTACAGATTTTCCATCTCATGGTCTCGCTTGTTACCTA ATGGTAAGCTAAGTGGGGGAGTGAACAAGGAAGGAGTAAAATATTACCAAAACCTCCTCAATGAGCTTCAAGCCAATG GTATAAAACCCTTTGTGACACTCTTTCATTGGGTTTTTCCCCAGGCTTTGGAGGATGAGTATCTTGGCTTCTTAAGCCCTACCAGTGT GAGTCATTTTGTGGACTTTGCAGAACTTTGCTTTAAAGAATTTGGTGACAAAGTTAAGCACTGGATCACGTTAAATGAGCCTCAAACTTATAGCGTCCAAGGTTATTCAGTCGGAGCATTTGCTCCAGGCCGATGCTCTAACCATACAAAATGCAAAGAGGGTGGAAACTCGGCGACGGAGCCATATTTGGCCGCGCATCACCAACTTATAGCTCATGCAGCCGCTGTAAAAGTGTATAGAGAAAAGTACCAG GCTTCACAAAAGGGCGTGATTGGAATAACAGTTAACGCAGGCTGGTCCGTTCCATTTTCTAATTCAACGGAAGATAAAGTAGCTGCAATTAGAGCACTTGACTTTTCGTATGGATG GTATATGAATCCAGTGACAAAGGGTAGCTATCCAAAGATTATGCAAACCCTAATTGGAAGTCGATTGCCCAAGTTCACCAAAGAGCAATCCAATATGCTAAAAGGTTCGTGTGATTTTATTGGATTGAATTACTACTCATCGTCTTATGCAAAAGATGTTCCTGTTAAGGCTGCACAGCCAAGCCAGTCAACCGACGCTCAGGTCGAATCATTAA ACAACCGCAATGGAGTCCCTATTGGTCCAATG GCTGCTTCAGATTGGCTTTACATTTATCCACGAGGACTTCTTGATCTATAA